A genomic region of Thermoanaerobaculia bacterium contains the following coding sequences:
- a CDS encoding ferrous iron transport protein A, translating into MSEDWNGKIPARLPVLQRLADLPVGSTARLSCQELSEGEACLLAAMGMTEGCRLKVRTSGDPCIVEVRSTRIGLARSVAVRLVVASTPADAAAGDTTETAKQ; encoded by the coding sequence ATGTCTGAGGATTGGAACGGCAAGATCCCCGCCCGCCTGCCGGTCCTGCAACGTCTCGCGGACCTGCCGGTCGGCAGCACCGCCCGGCTCTCCTGCCAGGAGCTCTCGGAGGGCGAAGCCTGCCTGCTGGCGGCGATGGGGATGACCGAGGGCTGCCGGCTGAAGGTACGAACCAGCGGCGACCCGTGTATCGTCGAAGTGCGCTCGACGCGCATCGGCCTGGCGCGCAGCGTCGCCGTGCGCCTCGTCGTCGCGAGCACTCCCGCCGACGCCGCTGCCGGCGACACCACCGAGACGGCGAAGCAGTAG
- a CDS encoding ferrous iron transporter B, producing the protein MSVATPVTPARAGASRNAPLRRLLLLGNPNTGKTTLFNRLCGMRAKTANFPGTTTDLRVGRLQLPLGAGRTEAFDVVDLPGLYSLKLDLPESQVAANAVTGADGLLPAAAIIVADATNLSRHLMLVGELAREGIPFVVALNMIDLAHRRGLSFDLEKMSRAIGAPVIAIAARSGKGVDHLLAALPQICAEGEVRPREANRKAISSEELELWAETVVGESVGGAHAVGSGSDTLLDRIDETFTHPILGLVIFHLVMAALFWVIFAVASVPMDLIEAIFANLGGFLEARIPAGAVRDLIVGGLIGGVSGTVVFLPQICLLFFLITILEDTGYLARAAFVMDRLLCRFGLPGYAFVPLLSSHACAIPGILATRLIPDRHDRFATILVAPFMSCSARLPVYVLLTNFLFADRPLLAGIAFAACYLLGAIAAMGSAFLVRRTLLPGKSRPMVLELPSYKWPSLRVAFANALEQGWSFLRTVGTVILAICFVMWWLSAYPKVEPPAAAIALTAQAETLAAAEPAAAARLAAEAAGLTLSHQQEASFAGKLGRAVEPLFAPLGYDWRLTMGVLTAFAAREVFVSTLAVLVGSPDGEDAGILERIHRARRDDGTPLLTTATAISLLVFFVLAMQCLATVVTVRREMKSWNWALLQFLWMTGVAWIGAFLAFHGLKLAGIA; encoded by the coding sequence ATGAGCGTCGCCACCCCGGTGACACCAGCCCGCGCCGGGGCGAGTCGGAACGCACCGCTGCGCCGTCTGCTGCTGCTCGGCAACCCCAACACCGGCAAGACCACGCTCTTCAACCGCCTCTGCGGGATGCGCGCCAAGACGGCGAACTTCCCCGGCACGACGACCGACTTGCGCGTCGGGCGGCTCCAGCTGCCGCTCGGGGCCGGCCGCACCGAGGCGTTCGACGTCGTCGATCTGCCGGGCCTCTACAGCTTGAAGCTCGATCTGCCGGAGTCGCAAGTCGCCGCCAACGCTGTCACCGGCGCCGACGGACTGCTGCCAGCGGCAGCGATCATCGTGGCCGACGCGACGAATCTCTCGCGCCACCTGATGTTGGTGGGCGAGCTGGCGCGCGAGGGCATTCCGTTCGTGGTCGCGCTCAACATGATCGACCTGGCCCACAGGCGCGGCCTCTCTTTCGATCTCGAGAAGATGTCGCGCGCGATCGGCGCGCCGGTGATTGCGATCGCCGCGCGCAGCGGCAAGGGCGTCGACCATCTCCTGGCCGCGCTGCCGCAGATCTGCGCCGAAGGAGAGGTGCGGCCGCGCGAGGCGAACCGCAAGGCGATCTCCTCCGAGGAGCTCGAGCTCTGGGCCGAGACCGTCGTCGGCGAGAGCGTCGGCGGAGCCCACGCCGTGGGCAGCGGGAGCGACACGCTGCTCGACCGGATCGACGAGACCTTCACGCATCCGATCCTGGGCCTCGTCATCTTCCATCTGGTGATGGCGGCACTGTTCTGGGTGATCTTCGCCGTCGCGAGCGTCCCGATGGATCTGATCGAGGCGATCTTCGCCAATCTGGGCGGCTTCCTCGAGGCCCGGATTCCGGCCGGCGCGGTGCGCGATCTGATCGTCGGCGGGCTCATCGGCGGGGTTTCCGGTACAGTCGTCTTCCTGCCGCAGATCTGTCTTCTCTTCTTTCTGATCACGATCCTCGAGGACACCGGCTACCTGGCGCGCGCGGCGTTCGTCATGGACCGCCTGCTCTGCCGCTTCGGTCTGCCCGGCTACGCCTTCGTGCCGCTGCTCTCGAGTCACGCCTGCGCCATCCCGGGAATTCTCGCGACGAGATTGATTCCCGACCGCCACGACCGCTTCGCGACGATCCTGGTGGCGCCCTTCATGAGCTGCTCGGCGCGCCTTCCGGTCTACGTTCTGCTGACCAACTTCCTCTTCGCTGACCGGCCGCTGCTTGCCGGCATCGCCTTCGCCGCCTGCTACCTGCTCGGCGCGATCGCCGCGATGGGCAGCGCCTTCCTCGTCCGGCGCACCCTCCTGCCGGGCAAATCGCGCCCGATGGTGCTCGAGCTGCCGAGCTACAAATGGCCCTCGCTCCGGGTCGCTTTCGCCAACGCCCTCGAGCAGGGTTGGTCGTTCCTGCGCACCGTCGGGACGGTGATTCTCGCGATCTGCTTCGTGATGTGGTGGCTCTCGGCCTATCCGAAGGTGGAGCCGCCAGCGGCGGCGATCGCTCTCACGGCGCAGGCCGAGACGCTCGCCGCGGCCGAGCCTGCCGCTGCCGCGCGCCTCGCTGCCGAAGCGGCCGGCCTCACCCTCTCGCATCAGCAGGAGGCGAGCTTCGCCGGCAAGCTCGGCCGTGCTGTCGAGCCGCTGTTCGCGCCGCTCGGCTACGACTGGCGCCTGACCATGGGCGTGCTCACCGCCTTCGCGGCGCGCGAAGTCTTCGTCTCGACGCTCGCCGTCCTGGTGGGGTCGCCGGACGGGGAGGACGCCGGCATCCTCGAGCGCATTCACCGCGCCAGACGCGACGACGGCACGCCGCTGCTGACCACGGCGACAGCCATATCCCTGCTCGTCTTCTTCGTTCTGGCGATGCAATGTCTGGCGACCGTCGTGACCGTCCGACGGGAGATGAAGAGCTGGAACTGGGCGCTGCTGCAGTTTCTCTGGATGACCGGCGTGGCCTGGATCGGAGCGTTCCTGGCGTTTCATGGACTGAAGCTCGCCGGGATCGCCTGA
- a CDS encoding FAD:protein FMN transferase → MTLPVSDPQFWLVTGAAGLALALLLRRLFRRPKSPSLPCSGCPKAGRPGTPRPLLVALAAPGLGALFALMALMALMAGVASPLEAELVERDVAAMGTRLAITIESPDRPSGLAASEAIVAAVEDAERRLSTWRATSELAAFHAAPPGSRVALSPLAWTAMTTALTCWRETGGAFDPTIAPLVEAWGLRTGGRLPTEAEIAAARSGVGAGRLELDPERREIVQPGGLRLEEGGFGKGAGLDAALAAAQALAPGAEIELDFGGQLAWSGRGEPRAVRLADPRDRSRTVLELTIDSAFGSVATSANSERGATVGGIPVGHLLDPRSGRPAPDFGSATVFAPLAATADCRATGLFVLGPERGAALAARWSRDRQGEAVLLLVEPHGLRALVTQGLAARARALSPDLLIDTIVGSS, encoded by the coding sequence ATGACTCTGCCGGTGTCCGATCCTCAGTTCTGGCTGGTGACCGGCGCCGCCGGACTGGCCCTGGCGCTCCTGCTGCGCCGCCTCTTTCGCCGGCCGAAATCCCCGTCGCTGCCGTGCTCCGGGTGCCCCAAGGCGGGCCGCCCGGGCACCCCGCGCCCGCTCCTCGTCGCCCTCGCGGCGCCAGGGCTCGGCGCGCTCTTCGCCCTGATGGCGCTGATGGCTCTGATGGCCGGCGTCGCCTCGCCGCTCGAGGCCGAGCTCGTGGAGCGCGACGTCGCGGCGATGGGCACGCGCCTCGCCATCACGATCGAGAGTCCCGACCGCCCGAGCGGCCTCGCGGCCAGTGAAGCGATCGTCGCGGCCGTGGAGGATGCCGAGCGCCGTCTCTCGACCTGGCGCGCGACGAGCGAGCTCGCGGCATTCCATGCTGCGCCGCCCGGATCGCGGGTCGCCCTCTCGCCGCTCGCCTGGACCGCCATGACGACGGCCCTCACCTGCTGGCGCGAGACCGGCGGGGCGTTCGACCCGACCATCGCGCCGCTCGTCGAAGCCTGGGGCCTGCGCACGGGCGGGCGGCTCCCCACCGAGGCCGAGATCGCAGCCGCCCGGAGTGGCGTGGGTGCCGGCCGGCTCGAGCTCGACCCGGAGCGCCGCGAGATCGTCCAGCCGGGCGGGCTCCGCCTCGAGGAGGGCGGGTTCGGCAAGGGGGCCGGGCTCGACGCCGCCCTGGCCGCGGCCCAGGCGCTCGCGCCCGGGGCCGAGATCGAGCTCGACTTCGGCGGTCAGCTGGCCTGGAGCGGGCGAGGCGAACCGCGCGCCGTCCGCCTCGCCGACCCGCGCGATCGCTCGCGTACCGTTCTCGAGCTGACCATCGACTCCGCCTTCGGGTCGGTCGCGACCTCCGCGAATTCGGAGCGCGGTGCGACCGTCGGGGGGATCCCTGTCGGCCACCTGCTCGATCCACGCAGCGGCCGGCCGGCGCCGGACTTCGGCAGTGCCACGGTCTTCGCGCCGCTGGCCGCCACCGCCGACTGCCGCGCGACCGGTTTGTTCGTCCTCGGGCCGGAGCGCGGCGCGGCGCTCGCGGCGCGCTGGAGTCGCGACCGCCAGGGCGAGGCGGTCCTGCTCCTCGTCGAGCCGCACGGACTGCGCGCCCTGGTCACCCAGGGGCTCGCGGCACGGGCGCGGGCTCTTTCGCCCGACCTCCTCATCGACACGATCGTTGGATCTTCTTAG
- a CDS encoding FMN-binding protein, protein MRRTTFAPLALASGLAVSSLSLALSATPAAAKVLLSPEEALALAFPGCTIERQTVYLTAAEASAARELAGTELASAVVHPYRARRLEGGAGAPEGKGGGEACGTAYFDTHRVRTLAETVMVAIDPAGGILRIEVLSFDEPPDYLPRVEWYEQFGGRKLAPETELGRGIRPVTGATLTARVTTDAARRALAVHAQVAARSAAPPVPPLARPQR, encoded by the coding sequence ATGAGAAGAACGACCTTCGCTCCGCTGGCGCTCGCCTCAGGGCTCGCAGTTTCGTCCCTGTCGTTGGCCCTGTCGGCGACGCCGGCGGCGGCGAAGGTGCTGCTCTCCCCCGAAGAGGCGCTGGCGCTCGCCTTCCCCGGCTGCACCATCGAACGGCAGACGGTCTACCTCACTGCGGCGGAAGCCTCCGCCGCCCGCGAGCTCGCCGGCACCGAGCTCGCCTCCGCGGTCGTCCATCCCTATCGTGCGCGACGGCTCGAGGGAGGGGCCGGCGCCCCGGAAGGGAAGGGCGGCGGCGAGGCCTGCGGCACCGCCTACTTCGATACCCACCGGGTGCGCACGCTCGCCGAGACGGTGATGGTCGCCATCGATCCTGCGGGCGGCATCCTCCGCATCGAGGTGCTCTCTTTCGACGAGCCCCCCGACTACCTGCCGCGGGTCGAGTGGTACGAGCAGTTCGGCGGGCGCAAGCTCGCGCCCGAAACCGAGCTCGGCCGCGGCATCCGGCCGGTGACCGGAGCGACGCTCACCGCCCGGGTGACGACCGACGCTGCCCGCCGCGCGCTGGCGGTGCACGCGCAGGTCGCGGCACGCAGCGCGGCACCTCCTGTGCCGCCTCTGGCGCGGCCACAGCGATGA
- a CDS encoding RNA polymerase sigma factor, with amino-acid sequence MKTPTSPLAPLAPNDSQLMGRVRDGDVALLGELFERHHQRLFHFFLRLARSRSAAEDLVQEVFVRMLKYRHTFRSESDFVPWMFTLARNAATDLYRARPKELPENPDAPEPQADLPHPIAGLERSEQEAKLRRALAKLHADKREILLMARFSELKYDRIAELLGISEGAVKVRVHRALKELKEAFLADPAPLAPGSAAKEVE; translated from the coding sequence ATGAAAACGCCCACCAGCCCGCTGGCTCCGCTGGCTCCAAACGACAGCCAGCTCATGGGCCGGGTGCGCGACGGGGACGTCGCCCTCCTGGGGGAGCTCTTCGAGCGCCACCACCAGCGTCTGTTCCATTTCTTCCTGCGCCTCGCCCGCAGCCGCTCGGCGGCCGAGGACCTCGTGCAGGAGGTCTTCGTGCGGATGCTCAAGTACCGCCACACGTTCCGCAGCGAATCCGACTTCGTGCCCTGGATGTTCACCCTGGCGAGGAACGCCGCGACCGACCTCTACCGGGCGCGGCCGAAAGAGCTGCCCGAGAATCCGGACGCCCCGGAACCGCAGGCCGACCTGCCGCATCCGATCGCCGGCCTCGAGCGCTCCGAGCAGGAGGCGAAGCTGCGGCGGGCACTCGCGAAGTTGCACGCCGACAAGCGCGAGATTCTGCTGATGGCGCGCTTCTCGGAGCTGAAGTACGACCGAATCGCCGAGTTGCTCGGCATCTCGGAAGGGGCAGTGAAGGTCCGGGTTCACCGGGCACTGAAGGAGCTCAAGGAGGCGTTTCTCGCCGACCCGGCTCCGCTGGCGCCAGGGAGCGCGGCAAAGGAGGTCGAATGA
- a CDS encoding zf-HC2 domain-containing protein has translation MTSRTFACETMQERLTARLSGALTPAEMSELESHLAGCETCTAEAALVAQLWDGLAAPGEGVPSQRMRARFDAALAVERDRPENAPLAFHGHGGASSESASDRSQAPTLAARPAPFRRFLPLAAMLLLGLGLGYLTFSRQGDDVALLRREVGDLHTMVALSLLEKASVSERLQGVAYSRDAAVSLDFGNLRGEGRREEESRPDSTASRAAPAAEREQIVAALFARLLEDPNVNVRLAALEALRPLAARDDRRSEFVAAVARQDSPLVALSLIDLLLESGTAAARHDLEQLLANDQLDPVVRGYLRDRLGRSA, from the coding sequence ATGACCAGCCGGACGTTTGCATGCGAAACGATGCAGGAGCGCCTGACGGCGCGGTTGAGCGGCGCGCTGACGCCCGCCGAGATGAGCGAGCTCGAGTCCCATCTCGCCGGCTGCGAAACCTGCACCGCCGAGGCCGCGCTCGTCGCCCAGCTCTGGGACGGTCTGGCCGCTCCCGGCGAGGGTGTTCCCTCGCAGCGGATGCGCGCGCGGTTCGATGCCGCGCTCGCCGTCGAGCGGGACAGACCGGAGAACGCGCCGCTCGCGTTCCATGGCCATGGGGGAGCGTCGTCGGAGTCGGCGTCGGACCGTTCGCAGGCACCGACCCTTGCTGCGCGGCCCGCCCCCTTCCGCCGCTTCCTGCCGCTCGCGGCGATGCTCCTCCTCGGCCTTGGCCTCGGCTATCTGACCTTCAGCCGGCAGGGGGACGATGTCGCCCTTCTGCGCCGCGAGGTGGGTGACCTGCACACGATGGTGGCGCTCTCGCTGCTCGAGAAGGCCTCGGTCTCGGAGCGCCTCCAGGGCGTCGCTTACAGCCGGGACGCCGCCGTATCGCTCGACTTCGGCAATCTCCGGGGAGAGGGCCGCCGGGAGGAGGAGAGCCGACCCGACTCGACCGCCTCAAGGGCCGCACCGGCCGCGGAGCGCGAGCAGATCGTGGCGGCGCTCTTCGCCCGGCTGCTCGAAGATCCGAACGTCAACGTCCGGCTCGCGGCGCTCGAGGCGCTGCGGCCGCTCGCGGCGCGCGACGACCGCCGGAGCGAGTTCGTCGCGGCGGTCGCGCGCCAGGACTCGCCGCTCGTCGCCCTGTCGCTCATCGATCTCCTCCTCGAATCGGGCACCGCCGCGGCCCGGCACGACCTCGAGCAGCTACTCGCCAACGATCAACTCGACCCGGTGGTGCGCGGCTATCTCCGCGACCGCCTCGGAAGGAGCGCCTGA
- a CDS encoding DUF4097 family beta strand repeat protein, whose protein sequence is MSLTEKMARTTLKAGTAALFAWLLTATPGAAERLTVPLSDPSKPAELEVSLVMGSIQVTGTTTREVVIEALSRAEDEDEDDRDLPGDRAGMRRIPNTSIGLEAEQESNKVSISAESWARPVDLEIQVPVGSTVRLSTVNDGDIEVENIDGEVEVSNTNGEIRVKNVRGPVSATTVNGDVQVVFRGAMAAVPMAFSTLNGDVDITFPADLKADVRMSSVNGEIYSDFDVSVTTETVAGVDEKPKKGRTHVVIEREMRGKINGGGAEILFKTFNGDILLRRAKN, encoded by the coding sequence ATGAGCCTGACGGAAAAGATGGCAAGAACCACCCTGAAAGCCGGGACCGCGGCCCTCTTCGCATGGCTGCTGACAGCGACGCCGGGAGCCGCCGAACGCCTGACGGTGCCGCTCTCCGATCCGTCGAAGCCGGCGGAGCTCGAAGTCTCGCTGGTGATGGGCTCGATCCAGGTCACCGGAACGACGACCCGCGAGGTCGTCATCGAGGCCCTCTCGCGCGCCGAGGACGAGGACGAAGACGATCGGGACCTGCCGGGGGATCGCGCCGGCATGCGCCGGATCCCGAACACGTCGATCGGTCTCGAGGCCGAGCAGGAGAGCAACAAGGTATCGATCTCGGCCGAGTCCTGGGCCCGCCCCGTCGACCTCGAGATCCAGGTCCCGGTCGGGAGCACCGTGCGCCTTTCGACCGTCAACGACGGCGATATCGAGGTCGAGAACATCGACGGCGAGGTCGAAGTCAGCAATACCAACGGCGAGATCCGAGTGAAGAACGTCCGCGGCCCGGTCTCCGCGACGACGGTGAACGGCGACGTGCAGGTCGTCTTCCGCGGCGCCATGGCGGCGGTGCCGATGGCCTTCTCGACCTTGAACGGCGATGTCGACATCACCTTTCCCGCCGACCTCAAGGCCGACGTCCGGATGAGCTCGGTCAACGGCGAGATCTACTCCGACTTCGACGTGTCCGTGACGACCGAAACGGTCGCCGGCGTGGACGAGAAGCCGAAGAAGGGCCGGACCCACGTCGTCATCGAGCGCGAGATGCGGGGCAAGATCAACGGCGGCGGCGCCGAGATCCTGTTCAAGACGTTCAACGGCGACATCCTCCTGCGGCGCGCCAAGAACTAG